Proteins from a genomic interval of Desulfurobacteriaceae bacterium:
- the tilS gene encoding tRNA lysidine(34) synthetase TilS: MLKEKVEKTIQKYFLIPPNSKILVALSGGPDSVSLLHILLNLKEKLRIEIAAAHLNHMLRGEESERDENFVRKLCESWNVPVYIERKDVKEISKGKNLEAVARNVRYKFLEETLKKIGADLIATGHTASDLLETVILNLVKGTGIKGLRGFLPKRDKIIRPLFEATREEIEKYISENGLPFVIDSSNLKTDFERNLVRLKVVPILKSINPKVENAVLRNAEILRDIEKFLFKEVRDFLALYLKEETFCIPLEVFKSLPKILQEEIIREAFKRISGKTLSYAKVISALELLSKDGYKEFFPISDVVIFKDQLSFCIEKRKKEDKEFFFRFFDFPKTVETPFGVLEFKIWNGKEEGIIIPYKKAKEEGITVRTRQPGDRLRFKDFTKPLKKFFIEKKVPAKLRSLVPIVLLGEEIIWIPNIFKAYINFNPTEKCIVARTRNWNLKF; this comes from the coding sequence ATGTTAAAAGAAAAAGTTGAAAAAACCATACAAAAGTATTTTTTAATCCCTCCGAATTCCAAAATCTTGGTAGCCCTTTCCGGTGGACCAGATTCTGTATCGCTTCTTCACATTTTGCTAAACCTTAAAGAGAAGCTCCGTATAGAAATTGCTGCAGCCCATCTTAACCATATGCTAAGGGGAGAAGAGTCTGAAAGGGATGAAAACTTTGTAAGAAAATTATGTGAGTCTTGGAATGTTCCTGTTTATATAGAAAGGAAAGATGTTAAAGAAATCTCCAAGGGAAAAAATCTCGAAGCTGTTGCAAGAAACGTTAGATATAAGTTCTTGGAAGAAACTTTAAAAAAAATAGGTGCCGATCTTATTGCTACCGGTCATACGGCTTCAGATCTTTTGGAAACTGTGATTCTTAACTTGGTTAAAGGAACGGGAATAAAAGGACTTCGTGGTTTTTTACCTAAAAGGGATAAGATTATTAGACCCCTTTTTGAAGCAACAAGAGAAGAAATTGAAAAATACATCTCAGAGAATGGTTTGCCTTTTGTTATTGATAGTTCTAATCTAAAGACTGATTTTGAAAGAAACTTAGTAAGATTAAAAGTTGTTCCTATTCTTAAAAGTATAAATCCAAAGGTTGAAAATGCTGTTTTAAGAAATGCCGAAATTCTAAGAGACATTGAAAAGTTTTTGTTTAAAGAGGTTAGGGATTTTTTGGCATTGTATCTGAAAGAAGAAACCTTCTGTATACCTTTAGAGGTTTTTAAAAGCCTTCCGAAAATATTGCAGGAAGAAATTATAAGAGAAGCTTTTAAAAGAATTTCTGGTAAAACCCTTTCTTACGCTAAAGTAATATCAGCTTTGGAACTTCTAAGTAAGGATGGTTATAAAGAATTTTTCCCGATCTCAGACGTTGTCATTTTTAAAGATCAATTATCCTTTTGTATAGAAAAAAGAAAAAAAGAAGATAAAGAGTTTTTCTTTAGGTTTTTTGATTTTCCAAAAACTGTTGAGACCCCTTTTGGAGTTTTAGAGTTTAAAATCTGGAATGGAAAGGAGGAGGGAATTATTATCCCCTATAAAAAAGCAAAGGAAGAAGGGATAACCGTTAGGACAAGGCAACCGGGGGATAGGTTGCGTTTTAAAGACTTTACGAAACCTTTAAAAAAGTTCTTTATTGAAAAGAAAGTTCCAGCAAAGCTTAGAAGTCTTGTTCCTATTGTTTTGCTTGGAGAAGAAATTATTTGGATTCCGAATATCTTTAAAGCATATATTAACTTTAATCCTACGGAAAAATGTATCGTTGCGAGGACGAGAAATTGGAACTTGAAGTTTTAA
- the hpt gene encoding hypoxanthine phosphoribosyltransferase has product MELEVLIPEEKIKDRVKDLSLEISQAFNNDPIVIISILKGAIFFTVDLLRYLNNEVMLDFIRIKSYEGETKKDTKLAFLSDIPLEGRNVLIVDDIFDTGESLKLAYDEVKKRSPKLIKTCVLLDKEIEKKVKLKPDFVGFRIPNFFVVGYGLDINEKYRNLPYIGYFKTRTLK; this is encoded by the coding sequence TTGGAACTTGAAGTTTTAATCCCAGAAGAAAAAATAAAGGATAGAGTCAAAGATCTCAGTCTAGAAATTTCTCAGGCATTTAATAATGATCCAATAGTGATTATTTCTATACTCAAGGGAGCTATTTTCTTTACTGTTGATCTTTTGAGGTATTTAAATAATGAGGTTATGTTGGATTTTATTAGGATAAAGAGTTATGAAGGAGAAACAAAAAAGGATACAAAACTTGCGTTTCTTTCGGACATTCCTCTTGAAGGAAGGAATGTTTTAATTGTTGATGACATCTTTGATACTGGTGAGAGTTTAAAGCTTGCTTATGATGAGGTAAAAAAACGTTCTCCTAAACTTATTAAAACTTGTGTTCTTCTTGACAAGGAAATAGAAAAGAAAGTAAAACTTAAACCAGATTTTGTTGGATTTAGAATTCCCAACTTTTTTGTTGTAGGTTATGGACTTGATATTAATGAAAAGTATCGAAATTTACCATATATAGGATATTTTAAAACAAGAACATTAAAGTAA
- the ftsH gene encoding ATP-dependent zinc metalloprotease FtsH, producing the protein MKEIGKSIALWLTIALLIILAFNFLNSKEFKTPVESFSTFVQQVEKGEIKKVVIQGQKVVAVTQDGKPFETYLPEGYNNIVDKLTQKGVEIEVKPKETSPWYITVLVSWLPMIFLILLWIAMMRQMNAGSSKALSFAKSRAKVFIDDKPKVTFKDVAGIDEVKEEVSEIVDFLKNPKKFQQLGGRIPKGVLLAGAPGTGKTLLAKAIAGEANVPFLSVSGSEFVEMFVGVGASRVRDLFEQAKKYAPCIVFIDEIDAVGRKRGAGFSGGHDEREQTLNQLLVEMDGFESSEGIIVIAATNRPDILDPALLRPGRFDRQIYVPLPDVRGRLEILKIHTKDKPLADDVDLEVIARSTPGFSGADLANIVNEAALIAARKNHGKITMEDFEEAKDKVTMGIERKSMVLSEEEKLTTAYHEAGHTLVAKLLPNADKVHKVTIIPRGKALGITQQLPEEDRYTYTKDYLLDRLCVLFGGRVAEELALGTISTGAGNDIERATEIARKMVAEWGMSEKIGPIAVKVKEDFGEPTDFVSEEMKRLVDKEVKRIIKEAYERTKELISKNMDKLENLAKALLERETLTGEEIDKAMRGELKTESEDTNKPTPPRKGLEDNLPKQFTPQWEA; encoded by the coding sequence ATGAAAGAGATAGGAAAAAGTATAGCTTTGTGGCTAACGATAGCCCTTTTAATTATTCTAGCATTTAACTTCCTAAACTCTAAAGAGTTCAAAACACCTGTTGAGTCTTTCTCTACTTTCGTTCAGCAGGTAGAGAAAGGAGAAATTAAGAAAGTGGTTATTCAGGGACAGAAAGTCGTTGCTGTTACCCAGGACGGTAAACCTTTTGAAACTTACCTTCCTGAAGGCTATAACAACATAGTGGATAAACTTACGCAAAAAGGTGTTGAAATAGAGGTTAAGCCTAAAGAAACAAGTCCTTGGTACATTACTGTTCTTGTTTCGTGGCTTCCTATGATTTTCCTCATTCTTCTTTGGATAGCAATGATGAGACAGATGAATGCAGGAAGTAGTAAAGCGCTCTCTTTTGCCAAAAGTAGGGCGAAAGTTTTCATAGACGATAAGCCCAAAGTTACTTTTAAAGATGTAGCGGGAATTGATGAGGTAAAGGAAGAAGTCTCAGAAATAGTTGATTTCCTCAAGAATCCTAAAAAGTTTCAGCAGCTTGGAGGTAGGATTCCAAAAGGAGTTCTTCTTGCAGGAGCTCCGGGAACAGGAAAGACCCTTTTAGCGAAAGCAATTGCAGGAGAAGCTAACGTTCCTTTCCTTTCGGTTAGTGGTTCTGAATTTGTAGAAATGTTTGTTGGTGTTGGTGCTTCAAGGGTTAGAGATCTTTTCGAACAGGCAAAGAAATATGCCCCTTGTATAGTTTTTATTGATGAAATTGATGCAGTTGGTAGAAAGAGGGGAGCAGGTTTTTCTGGTGGACACGATGAAAGAGAACAAACCTTAAACCAACTTCTTGTAGAAATGGATGGATTTGAAAGTTCTGAAGGAATAATTGTTATTGCCGCTACCAATAGACCGGACATCCTAGACCCAGCTCTTTTAAGACCTGGGAGGTTTGATAGGCAAATTTACGTTCCTCTTCCAGACGTTAGGGGAAGATTGGAAATTCTCAAGATTCATACTAAAGATAAACCTTTAGCTGATGATGTTGACCTTGAAGTAATTGCCCGTTCAACTCCTGGATTTTCTGGTGCAGACCTTGCAAATATAGTTAATGAAGCAGCACTTATTGCTGCAAGGAAGAACCACGGCAAAATTACAATGGAAGACTTTGAAGAGGCTAAGGACAAAGTTACAATGGGGATAGAAAGAAAGAGTATGGTTCTTTCTGAAGAGGAAAAGCTTACAACTGCTTATCATGAGGCTGGACATACCCTTGTCGCAAAGCTTTTGCCAAATGCGGATAAGGTTCATAAGGTTACAATAATTCCAAGAGGAAAAGCCCTTGGAATTACTCAACAACTTCCTGAAGAGGATAGATACACGTATACAAAAGACTATCTGCTTGATAGGCTTTGCGTTCTCTTTGGGGGAAGAGTTGCAGAAGAACTGGCTCTTGGAACTATCTCTACCGGTGCTGGGAACGATATAGAAAGGGCAACAGAGATTGCAAGAAAAATGGTGGCTGAATGGGGAATGAGTGAGAAAATAGGTCCTATTGCTGTGAAGGTAAAAGAAGATTTTGGAGAACCTACAGACTTTGTAAGTGAAGAGATGAAAAGGTTAGTTGATAAAGAGGTTAAGAGGATTATTAAGGAAGCTTACGAAAGAACTAAGGAACTAATATCCAAGAATATGGACAAGCTTGAAAACCTTGCAAAGGCACTTCTTGAGAGAGAAACGCTTACAGGTGAAGAAATAGATAAGGCTATGAGAGGAGAACTTAAAACAGAAAGTGAGGACACAAATAAACCAACTCCTCCAAGGAAAGGACTTGAAGATAACTTGCCAAAGCAGTTTACTCCACAATGGGAGGCGTAA